The Chryseobacterium sp. JV274 sequence AGCTACATCACCTATCAAACCAACGATAATAATATAAAAACAGCTTTTCTTAATAAAAGCAGTAATCTGATCATCGCCGAATTTTCTTTTAAAAATAACCAAACAAAACCAATAGATGAAAGTTATAAGCAAAGAGAACTTAATGAAACTGAAAGCACATTAAAAAATATCCGATCAGCCATTATACCACAGTTATATGATCCAAAATATGAGGTAACGGTACCACAGGGATATAGTCTTAATATGATTATTATTCCGTTTAATGAAAACTATAAGGTATATTTAATACCAGGTACTGCACAGTCCGGAGTCATCCCCTTCGGAAATGATTATCTTTTTATTTCTGATAAAAAGGGTACTATTATTTCCAGTAAAAAATTTCATTCAAGGCTTATTCCGGCTTTTACGTCATTGGAAAACGGGGGTACTGTAACAATGGCTACCCACAGCCATTTAGTCACTAATCCTTTTATTTCTGCAACGGATATCTGTACTTTTAAACTCTATGCTCCGCTTACAAAACTGGAAGAATTTTCAGTTCTGTCAACAGCTTTAGGAAGCTATATCAAATACAATTATAAGAAAGACAGTATCGAGGTGGTTAAAAATCCTTGATAAATCAAAACAATTAAATCATCAATAGCATTAGATTTTAGCTTTTAAGTTTTGGCTAAAGCCAATTGAATTTATAATCATTTTATAAACGGGCTAAAGCCCGCTCCTATTGAATAACCGTATAACAAAAAAGGGAGCTGTTTAAATTTTTAAACAGCTCCCTTTTAATTATTTTAAACGGATTACTCGGAAATTACTTTCATCATACCTTTTACAATAACAAGCTTTTCCATAAGTTCTTCTCTGGAGTCTGCAAGAACATTGATATGTCCCATTTTTCTTCCTGGCTTGGTTTCTGTTTTCCCATATAAATGGATGTAGGTTTCAGGTAACTTAAGAACGTCTTCCATTCCGTCATAGACTACTTTTCCAGCGTATCCTTCTGCTCCAACAAGATTCAGCATTCCGCTGTAAGTGATAGCATCAGTATCGGCTAAAGGTAAGTTTTTCACCACTCGGTACATCTGCTCAAATTGAGAATTGGTATTTCCTTCCTGGCTCTGATGTCCTGAATTGTGCAGTCTCGGAGCGGTTTCATTCACCCATATTTTTCCTTCTTTGTCAAGAAATAATTCGATAGCAAACAATCCCGGAGAGTTCACCGCATTTAGAAATTTCTCTGTTATGGAATCAATCTGGTTCTGAACATCTTCTGTTAAAAGAACCGGACATACATTGAAGTCTAATAGATTTAATTTGGGATCAGCAACCATTTCCGTCACCGGGAAAATATTGGTTTCTCCTTTTTCATTTCTTGCCACAATTACGGAAAGCTCTTTTTCAATATCTACCAGACTTTCAATGACAGAAGCTTCCGTCCATAAGTGTTGATAATCTTCTTGCGTTTTGATCACCTGTACTCCTTTTCCGTCATATCCGCCTGTATTCATTTTCTGAACAAACGGCAATGGCATAATGATTTTCTCATCACTATTCCAAACTACCTGAAATTCCGGGCTTGGGATATCATGGCTTTTATAAAATTCTTTCTGAAGGATCTTTTGCTGGATCGTTTTGATGATACTGGCATTAGGAACAACTTTTATTCCCTGCTTTTCAAGTTCTGCCAATGCATCAGCATTTACATGTTCTATTTCAATGGTTACAACATCCTTGTCTTTACCGAAGTTCAGAACTGTATCATAGTCATTAAAATTTCCCTGTGTAAAATACGATATGTTATGACATGGCGCATCAGAAGCCGGATCCAGAGTATAAAACTCATCGTCATACTTCAGTGCACTTTGTATCAGCATTCTTCCCAGCTGTCCGCCTCCCAGAATTCCTATTTTCATTTTTTATTTTTATTAAATTTACTTCTTATTGAATTTTATCGATTTTTAAATACCCAAGTCCCATCGGGTTCTCCTGATTTTCTGCATCAGATTTTTTAAGAATGATAGTGTATTTTTCTTTCATATAGGCAGGAAGAATATCACTCACATTGAAAATATCATCAATATCCACTCCATGCTTATCATCAATATGGCTTACAGCTCCTTCAAAGCCCATTGTCTGATAAAACTCGGTAGCTTTTGCCCTTTTTACAATCTCTCCCATAGACTGCCCCACCATTAAATGCTGCTCATGGAATTCTTCAAAAAACCCCGGCTTATACCCTCCCAGATTGAGGAAAAACAATTGGTCTTCTGATGATTTCTCTTCCTTCTCTACAATTTCCACTTCATAGCCGTCAGCAAATTTGACTTCCTGATAACAATCCAGGTGAATTTTACCTTCTGCTTCCTTCCAAAACTCTTTCATATCCGGAATCAAATCTTTAAGATTCTCTGCTATTCCGAAGAAAACATCGTGCTGCTCAATATTTCTTCCTTTAGGAGTTGCCCCAAGGATAACATAAAATAATTTCATTACATTTTTCATGCATGCAAAAATACGTTAAATTTATCTTTTTCAAATGTTTGGCAGACTACTACAATAATTTTATATTTGTAACATTATTTGTAGTATGTCAGAAATCATCATACTCTTCCTTGGCGCAATTTCCGCTGGTCTTTTAGGTTCACTTACGGGTTTAGGAGGAGGAGTTATTATCATTCCTTTATTAACGCTGGGATTCGGCGTTCCAATGCATTATGCTATCGGTGCTTCACTTATTTCAGTGATTGGTACCTCTTCCGGCGCGGCCGTAGCTTTCGTCAAAGAAGGATTTACCAACATGAGAATCGGGATGTTTCTCGAAATTGCCACCACAGCAGGAGCTATTGCGGGTGCTCTGGTTTCCGGAATGCTTAACCCCAATACAATCGGAATTATTTTCGCAAGTATTCTTCTTTTAACGGTTATTTTAAATCTTAAAGGAAAGCCCGATCACCAGGAACCTCTGATCAAAGGAAGTCTTGAAGATAAACTGAAATTGTACGGAACATTCCCTGATAAAGGAATATTGAAAAACTATTCTGCAAGAAATACAGTTCCTGGATTTTTGATGATGATGTTTGCCGGTGCAATGTCTGGGTTATTAGGAATAGGTTCTGGTGCGCTGAAAGTATTGGCAATGGATAATATGATGAAACTGCCTTTCAAAGTATCTACAACGACCAGTAATTTTATGATCGGAGTAACGGCAGTAGCGAGTGCACTGATCTATTTCCAGAGAGGAGAAATTATTCCTGTCATTGTAGCTCCGGTATTGATAGGAGTTGTCATCGGAAGTTTTATTGGTTCAAAAACACTGATGGTATCAAAAACAAAAAAATTAAAGGTATTTTTTGCCATTGTGATTACCATTCTTTCGGTTTATATGATGTATAACGGTATCAACAAAAGCTTCAGATAATGAAAAAGAATTTTACAGATGTAGATCTGAACCGCTCCGTAGGAAACCTTCTGAGATTGGGTGTTATTCTTTCTGTGGCAACATCCCTGATTGGTTTTATCAAGTTATTTTTTGAGGGTTTCAAAATGCCCGAAAAATATACCAGCCTTGTGGTAGGTACTTCTTCAGAGAAAGTATGGGGACATTTCTGGAATTCCCTGTGTAAAGGAGAAGGAATGGCTATTATTCAGCTGGGAATTCTTCTGTTGATCTTCACCCCTTTAATGAGAATTGTTTTCGCTTTAATAGGCTATCTAAAAGAAAAAGACTACGTATATGTAGTCATTTCTTCTATTGTTTTAGCGAT is a genomic window containing:
- a CDS encoding 5-(carboxyamino)imidazole ribonucleotide synthase, producing the protein MKIGILGGGQLGRMLIQSALKYDDEFYTLDPASDAPCHNISYFTQGNFNDYDTVLNFGKDKDVVTIEIEHVNADALAELEKQGIKVVPNASIIKTIQQKILQKEFYKSHDIPSPEFQVVWNSDEKIIMPLPFVQKMNTGGYDGKGVQVIKTQEDYQHLWTEASVIESLVDIEKELSVIVARNEKGETNIFPVTEMVADPKLNLLDFNVCPVLLTEDVQNQIDSITEKFLNAVNSPGLFAIELFLDKEGKIWVNETAPRLHNSGHQSQEGNTNSQFEQMYRVVKNLPLADTDAITYSGMLNLVGAEGYAGKVVYDGMEDVLKLPETYIHLYGKTETKPGRKMGHINVLADSREELMEKLVIVKGMMKVISE
- a CDS encoding DUF1543 domain-containing protein, producing MKLFYVILGATPKGRNIEQHDVFFGIAENLKDLIPDMKEFWKEAEGKIHLDCYQEVKFADGYEVEIVEKEEKSSEDQLFFLNLGGYKPGFFEEFHEQHLMVGQSMGEIVKRAKATEFYQTMGFEGAVSHIDDKHGVDIDDIFNVSDILPAYMKEKYTIILKKSDAENQENPMGLGYLKIDKIQ
- a CDS encoding sulfite exporter TauE/SafE family protein, with the translated sequence MSEIIILFLGAISAGLLGSLTGLGGGVIIIPLLTLGFGVPMHYAIGASLISVIGTSSGAAVAFVKEGFTNMRIGMFLEIATTAGAIAGALVSGMLNPNTIGIIFASILLLTVILNLKGKPDHQEPLIKGSLEDKLKLYGTFPDKGILKNYSARNTVPGFLMMMFAGAMSGLLGIGSGALKVLAMDNMMKLPFKVSTTTSNFMIGVTAVASALIYFQRGEIIPVIVAPVLIGVVIGSFIGSKTLMVSKTKKLKVFFAIVITILSVYMMYNGINKSFR
- a CDS encoding DUF1634 domain-containing protein, whose protein sequence is MKKNFTDVDLNRSVGNLLRLGVILSVATSLIGFIKLFFEGFKMPEKYTSLVVGTSSEKVWGHFWNSLCKGEGMAIIQLGILLLIFTPLMRIVFALIGYLKEKDYVYVVISSIVLAIMAVSFFAGYAH